The following coding sequences are from one Gossypium raimondii isolate GPD5lz chromosome 4, ASM2569854v1, whole genome shotgun sequence window:
- the LOC105780585 gene encoding rhomboid-like protein 19 produces MSSPGSGIFSGFTKLCKGLTVILIGGHIVVRLLPSSVIYLALIPARTIPFGWNLITAGYIEQSLHGVVVSVIGLLFMGKLLEPIWGSKEFLKFIFIVNFLTSVCVFTTAIALYYITREENYLYMPLSGFHGVLAGFLVGIKQIVPDQELSLLKIKAKWLPSLMLLISIAISFFTPDSATYLPTLIFGAYMGWIYLRYFQRKPEAKHRGDPSEDFAFSTFFPEFLRPIIDPIASMFHRMLCGKSEASTNAQGYTVGGAPLIGSDPIEASRRRERGARALEERLAAERLAAGKNSEEPQIDESDNV; encoded by the exons ATGAGCTCCCCG GGGAGTGGAATATTCAGTGGATTTACAAAGCTATGCAAGGGACTAACGGTGATACTAATCGGTGGCCACATTGTTGTTCGGCTTCTCCCTTCTTCTGTTATTTACCTTGCTCTTATTCCGGCCAG GACAATCCCTTTTGGTTGGAACCTCATAACAGCTGGTTATATTGAACAATCATTACATGGG GTGGTTGTGAGTGTTATTGGTCTTCTTTTCATGGGGAAGTTGCTTGAGCCTATATGGGGTTCTAAAGAGTTCTTGAAGTTCATCTTCATAGTTAACTTTCTAACTTCTGTCTGTGTTTTCACTACTGCTATCGCCTTGTACTACATAACGAGGGAAGAAAATTACCT TTACATGCCTCTTTCCGGCTTCCATGGGGTGCTGGCGGGCTTCTTGGTTGGCATCAAACAAATTGTACCTGACCAAGAACTGTCTTTGCTGAAAATAAAAGCAAAG TGGCTGCCATCACTTATGCTGTTGATTTCGATTGCCATAAGTTTTTTCACTCCAGATTCGGCAACATATCTTCCAACCTTGATATTCGGAGCTTATATGGGCTGGATTTACCTCAGATACTTCCAGAGAAAACCCGAAGCAAAGCATAGGGGAGATCCGAGTGAAGATTTTGCATTCTCTACATTCTTCCCTGAATTTCTCAG GCCAATCATTGATCCCATCGCATCAATGTTTCATCGGATGCTTTGTGGAAAATCTGAAGCTTCCACCAATGCTCAGGGTTATACCGTGGGAGGTGCACCATTAATTGGTTCTGACCCCATTGAGGCATCGCGGAGAAg AGAAAGAGGGGCTAGAGCACTGGAGGAGAGATTGGCAGCTGAGAGGTTGGCTGCAGGAAAGAATTCAGAAGAACCACAGATAGATGAATCTGATAATGTTTGA